One Erysipelothrix amsterdamensis DNA window includes the following coding sequences:
- a CDS encoding anaerobic ribonucleoside triphosphate reductase, whose product MEGLEHLEKITILKRDNQKMKFNGEKIAIAIKKGFDSLESNKYSNDDANHVYMEVLKQIEEIATHEDYISIEHIQDLIERELLRQNYTDVYESFSQYRNRRNESRKIFISKQHKFLKAIEKLNQKEAVEEDSKRENANVDGNSPMGMMLQFGSTVSKEFAKAYQMSEDYYEAHDAGQIHIHDMDFLPMGTTTCNQINLEQLFENGFSTGHGHLRKPKDIISYAALAAIAIQSNQNDQHGGQSIPAFDYYMAPGVLATFKKQFKQKLYDFLEVTEHLEEVDFTKIIKHIDQLPSITVDIQSFEPLMKKDATLMGLLDKAYDKALRTTDRITFQAMEAFIHNLNTMHSRAGAQVPFSSINFGTDISPEGRMVMENYLKALDKGLGKGETPIFPISIFKIKEGVNYYPEDPNYDLFKLAIKTSAKRLFPNFSFIDSPFNKQYYKDGRYETEITYMGCRTRVMGDVTDPEHEEVTGRGNLSFTSINLVRLGIKHGILNHEEPDFDGFYKELEHLMDLVKDQLLERFEIQCNKSVSNFKFLLGQGVWKNSKDLKPKDNLRKVLKHGSLAFGFIGLAECLKALTGSHHGESKESQRIGLEIVGFMRDLADKYTEEEQLNFSLIATPAEGLSGRFVGIDRSIFGSIPEVTDRTYYTNSFHVPVYYDISIKDKLAIEAPYHALTNGGHITYVELDGDTTQNLEAFEEVVRMMHDNEIGYGAINHPVDRDPLCGFTGIINEECPSCGRLETDGDYGFERIRRITGYLVGTLDRFNDAKRSEEHDRVKHRYED is encoded by the coding sequence ATGGAAGGATTAGAACACTTAGAAAAAATCACGATACTAAAGCGTGATAACCAGAAAATGAAATTTAATGGTGAAAAAATTGCAATCGCAATCAAAAAAGGATTTGATTCCCTTGAATCAAATAAATATTCCAATGATGATGCAAATCACGTCTACATGGAGGTTTTGAAGCAAATTGAAGAAATCGCGACACATGAAGACTATATTTCCATTGAACATATTCAGGATTTAATTGAACGTGAACTTCTCCGTCAAAATTATACCGATGTATATGAATCTTTTTCTCAGTACCGTAATCGACGCAATGAGTCACGAAAAATTTTCATCTCAAAACAACATAAATTTCTTAAAGCGATTGAGAAGTTAAATCAAAAAGAAGCTGTTGAAGAAGATTCAAAACGTGAGAATGCGAACGTTGATGGTAACAGTCCGATGGGTATGATGCTGCAGTTTGGATCAACCGTCTCTAAAGAATTCGCAAAAGCATATCAAATGAGCGAGGACTATTACGAAGCACATGATGCAGGACAAATTCATATACATGATATGGATTTTTTACCAATGGGAACTACAACATGTAATCAAATTAATCTCGAACAATTATTTGAGAATGGATTTTCTACAGGACACGGTCATTTACGTAAGCCGAAAGATATCATTTCTTACGCTGCACTTGCAGCAATCGCAATTCAGTCGAACCAAAATGATCAACACGGAGGACAAAGTATCCCTGCATTTGATTATTATATGGCTCCCGGTGTACTTGCAACATTTAAGAAACAATTTAAACAAAAATTATATGATTTTTTAGAAGTTACTGAGCACCTCGAGGAAGTAGACTTTACTAAAATTATTAAACATATTGATCAACTCCCATCAATTACCGTTGATATTCAATCATTTGAACCTTTGATGAAGAAAGACGCTACATTAATGGGCTTGCTTGATAAAGCTTATGATAAAGCACTACGAACAACCGATCGTATTACATTTCAGGCTATGGAAGCATTTATCCACAATCTAAACACAATGCATTCTCGTGCTGGTGCGCAAGTACCTTTTAGTTCAATTAACTTCGGAACCGATATAAGTCCAGAAGGAAGAATGGTAATGGAAAACTACCTTAAAGCACTTGATAAAGGGCTGGGTAAAGGCGAAACCCCTATTTTCCCTATTTCAATTTTTAAAATTAAAGAAGGCGTTAATTATTACCCCGAAGATCCTAACTACGACCTTTTTAAACTAGCGATCAAGACATCCGCTAAACGACTCTTCCCGAACTTCTCATTTATCGATTCACCCTTCAATAAACAATATTACAAAGATGGTCGATATGAAACAGAGATTACATACATGGGATGTCGTACACGTGTCATGGGCGATGTTACAGACCCAGAACATGAAGAAGTTACTGGACGTGGTAACCTAAGTTTTACTTCTATAAACCTTGTAAGACTCGGAATCAAGCACGGTATTCTTAATCATGAAGAACCAGACTTTGATGGGTTCTATAAAGAACTTGAGCATCTCATGGATCTTGTTAAAGATCAATTGCTTGAACGATTCGAAATTCAATGCAATAAGTCGGTATCGAATTTCAAATTTCTACTCGGTCAGGGTGTTTGGAAAAATTCAAAGGATCTTAAACCAAAAGACAACTTACGCAAAGTATTGAAACACGGTTCACTTGCTTTCGGATTTATTGGTCTTGCAGAGTGTCTAAAAGCACTCACAGGTTCACACCATGGTGAGAGTAAAGAATCACAACGTATTGGACTAGAAATTGTTGGATTTATGCGAGATCTAGCCGATAAGTATACTGAAGAAGAACAGTTAAACTTCTCGCTAATCGCAACTCCTGCTGAAGGTTTATCAGGTCGTTTTGTTGGCATTGACCGATCCATATTCGGATCAATTCCTGAAGTTACCGACCGAACATACTATACTAATTCATTCCATGTTCCTGTTTATTATGATATTTCAATCAAAGATAAATTGGCTATTGAAGCACCGTACCATGCCCTTACAAACGGTGGTCATATCACCTACGTAGAACTTGATGGCGATACTACTCAAAACCTTGAAGCCTTTGAGGAAGTTGTACGTATGATGCACGATAACGAAATTGGTTATGGTGCAATTAACCACCCTGTCGATCGTGATCCGCTTTGTGGTTTCACCGGAATTATCAATGAAGAATGCCCTAGTTGCGGGCGTTTAGAAACCGATGGTGATTATGGGTTCGAACGTATTCGACGTATTACTGGGTACCTTGTTGGAACCTTGGATCGATTTAATGATGCGAAACGATCTGAAGAACATGATCGTGTAAAACATCGTTATGAAGATTAG
- the msrA gene encoding peptide-methionine (S)-S-oxide reductase MsrA, producing MRNPYTRELRTIFVAGGCFWGVQEYYKRLKGIENTAVGYANSNQENISYQEVCSGKTGAVEAAMIQYNHAVISLDEIVDHLFRIIDPTSFNKQGNDIGTQYRTGIYYEHESDQEHLESLLKTYQEHYSKPLAVEVLPLLNFTRAEEEHQDYLEVHPGGYCHIDFSLAKSSELKQ from the coding sequence ATGAGAAATCCATACACACGAGAACTACGTACAATATTTGTTGCTGGCGGGTGTTTCTGGGGTGTCCAGGAATACTATAAGCGATTAAAAGGTATCGAGAATACGGCAGTTGGTTATGCAAACAGTAATCAAGAGAACATTTCATATCAAGAAGTTTGTTCGGGAAAGACAGGTGCTGTAGAAGCTGCAATGATTCAATATAATCATGCAGTCATCTCCCTTGATGAAATCGTTGATCACTTATTTCGAATTATAGACCCCACAAGTTTCAACAAACAAGGTAATGATATTGGGACACAGTACCGTACAGGGATCTATTATGAACACGAAAGTGATCAAGAACATCTTGAATCACTGTTAAAAACATATCAAGAACACTATTCAAAACCCCTAGCAGTTGAAGTGTTACCACTCTTAAACTTTACGAGAGCTGAAGAAGAACACCAAGATTATCTTGAAGTTCATCCTGGGGGATACTGCCATATCGATTTTTCACTCGCAAAAAGTTCTGAGTTGAAGCAATAA
- a CDS encoding helix-turn-helix domain-containing protein, which produces MIIVRLDRVMADRKMTLKELSERTGLSEVNLSKLKNSRVKAIRFSTLNAICTELKCQPRDILEFVYDI; this is translated from the coding sequence GTGATAATTGTAAGACTAGATCGGGTCATGGCAGATCGTAAAATGACGCTCAAAGAATTGTCTGAACGAACAGGACTATCTGAAGTGAACCTTTCGAAATTAAAAAACTCTCGTGTTAAGGCGATTCGATTTTCAACATTGAACGCAATTTGCACAGAGTTGAAGTGTCAACCACGCGATATCTTGGAGTTTGTATATGATATCTAG
- a CDS encoding divergent PAP2 family protein yields MSDNFYPIISALVANILAQVLKPFFHYLKTGEKNLSMIFESGGFPSSHTALVIGLTLALGYQSGFSSQYFFISLVFSLTVIYDAANVRYYAGQNIKITKQLIQDIEVLTQTTLENPIYRQKIKEVLGHKWVEVVGGFLLGFITASLLYFMRIPS; encoded by the coding sequence ATGAGCGATAATTTTTACCCCATTATTTCTGCACTTGTTGCAAATATTTTAGCTCAAGTTCTAAAACCGTTTTTCCACTATTTAAAAACTGGCGAAAAGAACTTAAGTATGATTTTTGAAAGTGGTGGCTTTCCAAGTTCCCATACTGCTCTTGTTATTGGTTTAACACTTGCACTTGGCTACCAGTCTGGATTTTCTTCGCAATATTTCTTCATTTCACTTGTCTTTTCATTAACGGTGATCTATGATGCTGCGAATGTACGTTACTATGCCGGACAGAATATTAAAATAACAAAACAATTAATTCAAGATATTGAAGTCTTAACTCAAACAACATTAGAGAATCCAATTTATAGACAAAAGATAAAAGAAGTCCTCGGCCATAAGTGGGTTGAGGTCGTTGGGGGATTTTTACTCGGATTTATAACTGCATCATTACTATACTTTATGAGGATACCATCATGA
- a CDS encoding ABC transporter ATP-binding protein, with amino-acid sequence MNQNNASVKPSKPENSKAVLKKMIALIKPFKVKMVVVIIFALLSTIFTIVGPKVMGQATTVLFDGLMAKVQGVGSVDFEKIKGIVLWLLGIYLASLLFSYIQGWIMARISRDLTYDLRKRMHEKIEKLPLKYFDGTTTGEVLSLVTNDIDVIDQNLTSSITQVITSITTIVGILYMMFSINWQMTLAALLVLPLSFGLIFFIMSKSQVFFRNQQKYLGSLNGHIEEMYGSHVVVKAYNGEARSIAEFDDHNNNLYDAAWKSSFFSGMIHPIMNFVGNFGYVVVSILGGYFASGGIISVGDIQSFIQYMRSFMNPIAQLGNLSSTFQQSLAAAERVFNYLGEPEEVEDAETVIDVSQVEGHVSFENVNFGYDPDVTIINDFSADVKPGQKIAIVGPTGAGKTTIVKLLMRFYDVTSGSIKVDDYDIRDIKREDLRNLIGMVLQDTWLYSDTINENIRYGKLDATDEEVHEAAMKAQVDYFVRTLPEGYQTVLNEETTNISQGQKQLLTIARAILADPKILILDEATSSVDTRTEVLIQKALDVLMEGRTSFIIAHRLSTIKNADLILVMDKGDIVEKGSHDELLAQNGFYATLYNSQFSEED; translated from the coding sequence ATGAATCAAAATAACGCTTCAGTAAAACCTTCGAAACCAGAAAATTCTAAAGCAGTTCTTAAAAAAATGATTGCACTGATTAAACCCTTTAAAGTAAAAATGGTTGTTGTCATAATATTTGCGTTGTTATCAACCATCTTCACAATCGTTGGTCCGAAAGTCATGGGACAAGCAACGACCGTTTTATTTGACGGATTAATGGCTAAAGTACAAGGCGTTGGTTCGGTTGATTTTGAAAAAATCAAAGGGATCGTATTATGGCTTCTTGGAATTTATCTTGCTAGTTTACTCTTTAGCTATATTCAAGGATGGATTATGGCACGTATTTCACGTGACTTAACATACGATCTTCGTAAACGTATGCATGAAAAAATCGAAAAATTGCCCTTGAAGTATTTTGATGGAACGACAACAGGAGAAGTTCTGTCACTTGTTACAAATGACATCGATGTAATCGATCAAAACTTAACAAGTAGTATTACTCAAGTTATTACCTCCATCACGACCATCGTAGGGATTCTCTACATGATGTTCTCGATTAACTGGCAAATGACCTTAGCAGCATTATTGGTCTTACCATTATCCTTTGGACTCATTTTCTTTATTATGTCGAAATCACAAGTATTCTTTAGAAATCAACAAAAATATCTAGGATCACTCAATGGACATATTGAAGAGATGTATGGTAGCCATGTTGTTGTGAAAGCATACAATGGTGAAGCACGATCGATTGCGGAATTTGATGATCATAACAACAATTTATATGATGCAGCTTGGAAGAGTAGTTTCTTTTCCGGGATGATTCACCCAATTATGAACTTTGTGGGTAACTTCGGTTACGTGGTAGTAAGTATTCTTGGAGGATATTTTGCATCAGGAGGAATTATTAGTGTTGGGGATATTCAGTCTTTCATTCAATATATGAGAAGTTTTATGAACCCGATTGCGCAATTGGGTAACTTATCCTCTACGTTCCAACAGTCTCTTGCTGCTGCGGAACGTGTCTTTAACTATTTAGGAGAACCGGAAGAAGTTGAAGATGCAGAAACAGTTATTGATGTAAGTCAGGTTGAAGGTCACGTTTCTTTTGAGAATGTGAATTTTGGATACGATCCAGATGTTACAATTATCAATGATTTCAGCGCTGATGTTAAGCCGGGTCAAAAAATTGCGATTGTAGGTCCTACCGGAGCTGGTAAGACAACGATCGTGAAACTCTTAATGCGATTCTATGATGTAACTTCGGGATCCATTAAGGTTGATGATTATGATATTCGAGACATTAAGCGTGAAGATCTTCGTAATCTAATCGGTATGGTTCTTCAAGATACTTGGTTGTATAGCGATACAATTAATGAAAATATTCGTTATGGTAAACTGGATGCTACGGATGAAGAAGTCCATGAGGCTGCAATGAAAGCTCAAGTCGATTACTTTGTTCGAACACTCCCAGAAGGCTATCAAACAGTACTTAATGAAGAAACAACTAATATTTCTCAAGGACAAAAACAATTATTAACGATCGCTCGAGCAATTCTTGCTGATCCGAAAATTTTAATTCTTGATGAAGCGACAAGTTCCGTCGATACACGGACAGAAGTTCTAATCCAAAAAGCATTAGATGTCTTAATGGAAGGACGCACAAGTTTTATTATTGCACACCGTCTATCAACAATTAAAAATGCTGATTTAATCCTTGTTATGGATAAAGGTGATATTGTTGAAAAGGGAAGTCATGATGAGCTCCTTGCTCAAAATGGTTTCTATGCAACACTTTATAACAGTCAATTTTCAGAAGAAGACTAG
- a CDS encoding tyrosine-protein phosphatase — protein MSELINFRDFGGYPTKDGRKIKTGIFYRSGSYRDLTEEDRAYVKTLNIQNLHDFREPTELDKDERKEGLAKNVHDISASLHLGGFEEDPSVPYTVLSSESMIEFYEKLPFSNPAYQNVFKVLQEDDAVPYLHNCTAGKDRTGVATALIQLALGMHEDAIVYDYMLSMEAYDAIFENEVRRLKEGRTVETLLYKVPGLIIKPGYLKSALSAIIEKYGTYESYFEEEYGLDSEKLEALRNRYTER, from the coding sequence ATGAGTGAATTAATAAACTTTAGAGATTTTGGTGGATATCCCACTAAAGATGGCCGAAAAATTAAAACAGGTATTTTTTATCGTTCCGGTTCTTACCGTGATCTGACTGAGGAAGACCGAGCTTACGTTAAAACATTAAACATTCAAAATTTACATGATTTTAGAGAACCAACTGAGTTGGATAAGGATGAACGCAAGGAAGGCCTTGCAAAGAATGTTCATGATATATCCGCATCGTTACATCTCGGAGGGTTTGAAGAAGACCCAAGTGTTCCTTATACAGTGTTATCTTCTGAGAGTATGATTGAGTTTTACGAAAAATTACCGTTTTCGAACCCAGCTTATCAAAATGTGTTTAAAGTATTACAAGAAGATGATGCAGTACCATATTTACATAATTGTACTGCAGGTAAAGATAGAACAGGCGTTGCGACAGCGTTGATCCAATTAGCTCTAGGTATGCATGAAGATGCGATTGTTTATGATTACATGCTTTCTATGGAAGCGTATGACGCAATATTCGAGAATGAGGTACGCCGTCTTAAAGAAGGACGTACAGTAGAAACATTACTTTATAAAGTTCCGGGACTCATTATTAAACCAGGATATCTGAAGAGTGCCCTATCAGCAATCATTGAAAAATACGGAACGTATGAATCTTATTTTGAAGAAGAGTATGGCTTGGATTCAGAAAAACTTGAAGCGTTGCGTAATCGTTATACCGAACGATAA
- a CDS encoding glucose-6-phosphate isomerase, with protein MKRMYMNGQIVEGTITGIQPYGAFVSIDENTTGLIHISEISDDFVRDIRQFVSQGERIIAKIIDVSEGPHQLRLSLKALNYSSRKDRQSKDHKRPLVPSDTIGFETLADMMPQWLSEKENPMIRVDLKHALLEEDVLSYQDEVSRIHDMIHSRSGKGNDYLGWLDWAERYDVEEFARIKECAKRIQDQAEVLLVCGIGGSYLGSRAAIEMIQGPFPKNDLEIIYVGNTFSSTSVVRILDYIKDKEVACNVISKSGTTTETALAFRMIRQFMEEKYGDDASKRIYATTDKERGLLKPQADAKGYESFVIPDDIGGRFSVITPVGLLPMAAAGLDIDKFMAGVKKATFELNNSDLSSNPAYVYAVVRRMLEKQGKSVEMFVSYESHLVFLAEWWKQLFGESEGKDGKGLLPASVNFSTDLHSMGQFVQDGNKVLFETVVLVDKPIADMVVPTEADDLDQMNYLAGKSLHWINEKAFEGTLEAHEVTGGVPNVLIHIDEANEENLGYAMYFFFKALAMSVYMLDVNPFDQPGVEVYKKNMFKLLGK; from the coding sequence ATGAAAAGAATGTATATGAACGGACAGATTGTTGAGGGGACCATTACAGGAATTCAACCTTATGGAGCCTTTGTCTCAATCGATGAAAATACAACTGGATTAATTCACATATCTGAGATTTCAGATGATTTTGTGCGTGATATTCGCCAATTTGTGAGCCAAGGTGAACGTATCATTGCGAAAATTATTGATGTGAGCGAAGGACCACATCAATTACGACTCTCGTTGAAAGCATTGAATTACTCTTCACGTAAAGATCGTCAGTCAAAAGATCACAAGAGACCTTTAGTTCCAAGTGATACCATTGGCTTTGAAACGCTTGCGGATATGATGCCTCAGTGGTTATCGGAAAAGGAGAATCCAATGATTAGAGTAGATTTAAAACATGCTTTATTAGAAGAAGATGTATTAAGTTATCAAGACGAAGTGAGTCGTATTCATGATATGATTCATTCACGAAGCGGTAAAGGTAATGATTACCTGGGTTGGCTTGATTGGGCAGAACGCTATGATGTTGAAGAATTTGCACGTATTAAAGAATGTGCAAAACGAATTCAAGATCAAGCTGAAGTTTTACTTGTTTGCGGAATTGGCGGTTCTTATTTGGGAAGTCGTGCTGCGATTGAAATGATTCAAGGCCCTTTCCCAAAAAATGATTTAGAGATTATTTATGTTGGGAATACATTCTCATCAACTTCTGTAGTTCGTATTCTAGACTATATTAAAGATAAAGAAGTTGCATGTAATGTAATTTCCAAATCCGGTACTACAACCGAAACAGCATTAGCATTCAGAATGATTCGTCAATTTATGGAAGAAAAATATGGCGATGACGCTTCGAAACGTATTTATGCTACGACGGATAAAGAACGAGGATTATTAAAACCGCAGGCAGATGCCAAGGGATATGAATCGTTTGTAATTCCAGATGATATTGGTGGTCGTTTCTCAGTGATTACTCCTGTGGGATTGTTACCAATGGCAGCAGCAGGCTTAGATATTGATAAGTTTATGGCTGGTGTCAAGAAAGCGACATTTGAATTGAATAATTCTGATTTATCTTCTAACCCTGCATACGTATACGCAGTCGTACGTCGTATGCTTGAGAAGCAAGGTAAATCAGTGGAAATGTTTGTGAGTTATGAATCACATCTTGTGTTTCTCGCGGAATGGTGGAAACAACTCTTTGGAGAATCTGAAGGGAAAGATGGAAAAGGATTGTTACCTGCAAGTGTAAACTTCTCAACAGACCTTCATTCAATGGGACAGTTTGTACAAGATGGAAATAAAGTTTTATTTGAAACAGTTGTACTTGTTGATAAACCTATTGCAGATATGGTTGTTCCAACGGAAGCGGATGACTTAGACCAAATGAATTATTTGGCTGGTAAGAGTTTGCACTGGATTAATGAGAAAGCATTTGAAGGAACTTTAGAAGCACATGAAGTAACTGGTGGTGTACCCAATGTTCTTATTCATATTGATGAAGCAAATGAAGAGAACTTAGGTTATGCGATGTACTTCTTCTTTAAAGCACTCGCAATGTCGGTATATATGTTAGATGTGAATCCATTTGATCAACCCGGTGTTGAAGTTTATAAGAAAAATATGTTTAAGCTTTTAGGTAAATAA
- a CDS encoding ABC transporter ATP-binding protein has protein sequence MKRVLKNLKPFLGAILISIAFLFVQAFADLKLPNYMSHIVNVGIQQNGVEHASPDEISKDGHDLIVAILPQEQGQAFSSSYEMSGDRYVIKQNIDREATDILVGESVWTLMNLGEGSESEMPALSGKITDDFDIKQMYALTPMFKYMDPSVKEAAYTKAAGMEDSLKQQTGVVFAKMFYEELGKDIPTMQNQYILKKGGGMIGITIVGMIATIAVAFVSAKIGSGFSKNLRKEIFEKVQSFSAEEFDKFSSSSMVVRTVNDVNQVQQMITMGIRMFFYAPIMAIGGIIMISQRDTSMTWIIVVTCAALLSFLVVIYFVAVPKFKVMQKFVDRLNLVFRENLSGVMVIRAFGNKDFENKRFDKANSERADLALFINRVMSLMMPLMNFLMNATMLAIIWFGSHQIAEGILQIGDMMAFMQYSMQIIMSFLMIAMMFIFVPRAVVSLNRINELLDTQNTIHEPNEAKAFNASDRGLVEFENVDFKYGDADEYVLHDINFVAKPGETTAFIGSTGSGKSTLINLVPRFYDVTSGTVKVNGVDVKDLSTHDLREEIGYVPQKGVLLTGTAKSNLVYGKEDATDEEVTKALQIAQANFILDKKDGLDYEIAQGGTNVSGGQKQRLSIARALVKDASIFIFDDSFSALDFKTDQLLRKSIHENLNHATLLIVAQRVNTIMDADQIIVLDEGRIVGKGTHNELLKSCPTYYEIASSQLSEEELNYESK, from the coding sequence ATGAAACGAGTCCTAAAAAATTTAAAACCATTCTTAGGTGCAATACTCATTTCAATTGCGTTCTTGTTTGTCCAAGCTTTCGCGGATTTGAAGTTACCCAACTACATGTCTCATATTGTTAATGTTGGTATTCAACAAAACGGTGTTGAACATGCAAGTCCCGATGAAATAAGCAAAGATGGTCATGACTTAATTGTAGCGATATTGCCACAAGAACAAGGTCAAGCATTCTCATCATCGTATGAGATGAGCGGAGATCGATATGTTATTAAACAAAATATTGATCGCGAAGCAACAGATATTCTCGTAGGAGAAAGTGTTTGGACCTTAATGAATCTTGGTGAAGGTTCCGAATCAGAAATGCCGGCATTAAGTGGCAAAATCACCGATGATTTTGATATCAAACAAATGTATGCTCTAACGCCTATGTTTAAATACATGGATCCATCGGTTAAAGAAGCAGCATACACAAAAGCAGCAGGCATGGAAGATAGTTTGAAACAACAAACAGGTGTCGTTTTCGCAAAAATGTTCTATGAAGAACTCGGAAAAGATATTCCAACAATGCAAAATCAGTATATTCTAAAAAAAGGTGGCGGAATGATCGGAATTACGATTGTTGGAATGATCGCTACGATTGCAGTTGCATTTGTATCCGCTAAAATTGGATCTGGTTTTTCAAAGAATCTTCGTAAAGAAATCTTCGAAAAAGTTCAAAGTTTTTCAGCTGAAGAATTTGATAAATTTTCATCTTCGTCAATGGTAGTTCGAACCGTTAACGATGTAAACCAAGTTCAACAAATGATTACTATGGGAATTCGCATGTTCTTCTATGCGCCAATCATGGCAATTGGGGGAATTATTATGATTTCTCAACGTGATACATCGATGACATGGATTATTGTCGTAACATGTGCAGCATTACTCTCATTTTTAGTTGTTATTTACTTTGTTGCGGTACCTAAGTTTAAGGTTATGCAAAAATTCGTTGACCGATTAAATTTAGTATTTAGAGAAAATCTAAGCGGTGTTATGGTTATTCGTGCATTTGGTAATAAAGATTTTGAGAATAAACGTTTTGATAAAGCAAACTCAGAGCGTGCTGATCTCGCACTCTTTATTAACCGTGTGATGTCATTAATGATGCCACTGATGAACTTCCTCATGAATGCGACAATGCTTGCGATTATCTGGTTTGGTTCGCATCAAATCGCAGAAGGAATTCTTCAAATTGGTGATATGATGGCGTTTATGCAATATTCAATGCAAATTATTATGTCATTCTTAATGATCGCGATGATGTTTATTTTCGTACCACGTGCAGTAGTATCATTGAATCGAATTAATGAATTACTCGATACTCAAAATACAATTCATGAACCAAATGAAGCAAAAGCATTTAATGCTTCAGACCGTGGTCTCGTCGAATTTGAAAATGTAGACTTTAAATATGGTGACGCAGACGAATATGTTCTTCACGATATTAACTTTGTCGCAAAACCTGGGGAGACGACCGCATTTATCGGATCTACTGGTTCTGGAAAATCCACCCTAATTAACTTAGTGCCACGCTTCTATGATGTTACTTCAGGTACCGTTAAGGTAAATGGCGTTGACGTTAAAGATTTATCAACCCATGATTTACGCGAAGAAATCGGTTATGTACCACAAAAAGGTGTACTCCTTACTGGAACAGCAAAATCAAATCTTGTCTACGGTAAAGAAGATGCAACGGACGAAGAAGTCACAAAAGCGCTTCAAATTGCGCAAGCAAATTTCATCCTTGATAAAAAAGATGGTCTTGATTATGAGATTGCCCAAGGTGGTACAAACGTATCAGGTGGACAAAAACAACGTCTAAGCATCGCAAGAGCACTTGTCAAAGATGCTTCAATCTTTATTTTTGATGATAGTTTTTCTGCTTTAGACTTTAAAACAGATCAACTCTTACGTAAATCAATTCATGAGAACTTAAACCATGCAACACTGTTAATCGTTGCGCAACGTGTAAACACAATTATGGATGCAGACCAAATTATCGTTTTAGATGAAGGACGAATCGTAGGTAAAGGGACTCATAATGAGTTATTGAAATCTTGTCCTACATACTATGAAATCGCATCATCACAATTATCGGAGGAGGAATTAAATTATGAATCAAAATAA
- a CDS encoding NifU family protein, which produces MTLEERIIESLDKIRPYIQRDGGDMEFVSVDENGVVTVKLLGACIGCGLIDYTLKGGVEALLMDEIPEVTGVIAQDYFE; this is translated from the coding sequence ATGACCCTAGAAGAACGCATTATTGAATCTCTCGATAAAATACGTCCCTACATCCAACGCGATGGCGGTGACATGGAGTTTGTCAGTGTTGATGAAAACGGTGTTGTTACCGTTAAACTCCTTGGAGCTTGCATTGGTTGTGGATTAATCGACTATACTTTAAAAGGTGGCGTAGAGGCTTTACTAATGGATGAAATTCCAGAAGTAACAGGTGTTATTGCCCAAGATTACTTTGAATGA
- the nrdG gene encoding anaerobic ribonucleoside-triphosphate reductase activating protein: MKIRLASFISDSIVDGEGIRSVVFTQGCPHNCPGCHNQRSIPFDGGELIEVDEVINQILEADLKRVTFSGGEPFVQAEQLYLIAKRLKKEGYNLWSYSGYTFEALLRHRDPFVQKYLSQLDILIDGRFLIKKKNLAALFRGSTNQRIIDVQASIQKGEAIIAEKYRDEFSEETERINDIFI; this comes from the coding sequence ATGAAGATTAGACTCGCTTCCTTTATTTCTGACTCCATAGTTGATGGTGAGGGGATACGCTCTGTGGTTTTTACACAGGGCTGTCCTCACAACTGTCCTGGATGTCATAATCAACGCTCAATTCCTTTTGACGGTGGAGAGCTTATTGAGGTTGATGAAGTTATTAATCAAATTCTAGAAGCTGATTTAAAACGAGTTACATTTTCTGGTGGTGAACCTTTTGTACAGGCTGAGCAACTCTATTTGATTGCGAAAAGGTTAAAAAAAGAAGGATATAATTTATGGTCTTATAGTGGTTATACCTTTGAGGCACTCTTACGACATCGTGATCCTTTTGTTCAAAAATATCTATCACAACTTGATATCCTCATTGATGGTCGTTTTCTAATCAAGAAAAAAAATCTTGCTGCTCTGTTTAGAGGTTCAACAAACCAACGTATAATCGATGTCCAAGCATCGATTCAAAAAGGCGAAGCGATTATTGCCGAAAAATATCGTGATGAATTTTCAGAAGAAACTGAAAGAATCAATGACATCTTTATATAA